The following is a genomic window from Aphis gossypii isolate Hap1 chromosome X, ASM2018417v2, whole genome shotgun sequence.
aaattaatatattttaaaaaaatatagaaaattcatcaaaactgcacttaaattataaaattataaattaaactatacataatatcacttgcttttagacaaaaatatatatttaaatttgtaatttgtaatttatttataattttttgattatgcTAACATAatcaatactaatattaatatggttttcaggattgtaatataacataacactATTGTTATTCTGAATCATGCTATACATAtcacataaacatttaattatatttaattatcaaagcAATGCTGTTTATGaatcaaaaatcaattgttcgttaaaaaaagtatCGTCTTCTTTGTAGGGGTTATGGATTTTTGACAAAGGAATTTTCCAGAATTGTGAAGTGACTGCTGTTATTTCATGAACAAGAATAGAtcgatattttgttttctaaataGAAAAAGTCATTagctacaaatttaattatcatcaaAAATCAGTtaccttaataatttttttattagtttcatCACAAATGTCATGACAGTTTCTTATTACAAACACACGATCAATAAGACAATTAATTGTTTCCTGTTAAgaaacaatgtttaaaattgtattaatttagaaatcaattgtaataattagtatttcaagtaattaaaatttaaaactttacttTAGCTAAAAACATCAGAATATCTTTAACTTGACTATTGATAGTAATATCCCATGGGAGAACGTCCTGTACTTGAATTAATAACTTGTCTCCTAATCGACCATGAAAACTTTTTCTTCTACACATTTCAAAACCTTCATATCCactaaaattagtaaatatattaaatacaaatattattacaaaaataattgttatacctggctgataataaaattgatatatcaTTAACTCTCATCAGACGTGCTTCATTAGCTTTTTTTACTTCATCttcagtaatatttatacttaatttcaaTTCTGCAATTGTGTTCCTGagtttagaaaaaatacatttgacaTTTGTACTGGTAGGTGAAGGTGATGATGGATCTtttgttgtaaaatcaatGGCTGCCAAGGCAGCAGCTGGatctaaaaatcattttatcaattaatcttttattatttattattacatttacttgatttatttgttacttgtattaatatgaataatataaaaatgtttaatacctcattaaacttaataaattaagttacatattttttattttttattttaagtccatataattaaatataaattgaataatacctaattttaatgattcgtcttcaacatttgtaatattgtcAACCATGTC
Proteins encoded in this region:
- the LOC114124105 gene encoding uncharacterized protein LOC114124105, producing MDDSLPALCEIIHGLGERLPRRDTVALIQSVLLKQMILLVHRLQKAAILHNNQYISVKHVLYVLKDHKVTIIRILSYYYLKDIILKLSKISKLGSIEELEKRKKGKKSQLQGLLKDDMVDNITNVEDESLKLDPAAALAAIDFTTKDPSSPSPTSTNVKCIFSKLRNTIAELKLSINITEDEVKKANEARLMRVNDISILLSASGYEGFEMCRRKSFHGRLGDKLLIQVQDVLPWDITINSQVKDILMFLAKETINCLIDRVFVIRNCHDICDETNKKIIKKTKYRSILVHEITAVTSQFWKIPLSKIHNPYKEDDTFFNEQLIFDS